Proteins from a single region of Bacteroidota bacterium:
- a CDS encoding DUF5618 family protein, with protein MKTTSKTKKNKKISLHGVEHPAIKEAMRYIENAREILKDKAKKQGRFYNDPKYVKMAGNTAWNGVLVALDAIVPPKPKKQRMDIDWYKEYLAKHNKTVLKEFVSGYNHLHLLMGYDGELGYPTAQLGLEYAENIIEWVAKRVA; from the coding sequence ATGAAAACCACTTCTAAAACTAAGAAAAACAAGAAAATCTCACTGCATGGAGTTGAGCATCCGGCAATCAAAGAGGCAATGCGATATATTGAGAATGCCAGAGAAATTCTGAAAGACAAAGCCAAAAAACAAGGCAGATTTTACAACGATCCTAAATATGTAAAAATGGCAGGTAATACCGCATGGAATGGGGTTTTAGTTGCATTAGATGCTATTGTTCCACCCAAACCCAAAAAACAAAGAATGGATATTGACTGGTACAAAGAATATCTGGCTAAGCATAACAAAACAGTTCTGAAGGAATTTGTTTCTGGGTACAATCATTTGCATTTATTGATGGGATATGATGGTGAATTAGGATATCCAACCGCTCAGCTTGGACTTGAATATGCAGAAAACATCATCGAGTGGGTAGCCAAAAGAGTGGCTTAA